One part of the [Synechococcus] sp. NIES-970 genome encodes these proteins:
- a CDS encoding CAB/ELIP/HLIP superfamily protein, with the protein MDDKKFGFTASAENLNGRMAMIGFVAAIILEVATGQGVLHFFGLL; encoded by the coding sequence ATGGACGACAAAAAATTCGGTTTCACTGCATCTGCCGAAAACCTCAATGGCCGCATGGCAATGATTGGTTTTGTCGCAGCGATCATTCTTGAAGTTGCCACCGGTCAAGGTGTACTCCACTTCTTCGGCCTTCTCTAA
- a CDS encoding hypothetical protein (conserved hypothetical protein), which translates to MWRAFCLSVLICFNLLVLPVYGETCRTYENQEICLISLKRSAKYYWEYRAVLRIDGKKLPIKKFDCLHDLALANNQRKFVCSLVSKL; encoded by the coding sequence ATGTGGCGCGCTTTTTGTTTGAGTGTCTTAATTTGTTTCAATCTTTTGGTTTTACCAGTCTATGGGGAAACCTGTCGCACCTATGAAAACCAAGAAATTTGCTTAATCTCCCTCAAGCGCAGTGCTAAATACTATTGGGAATATCGGGCTGTATTACGGATAGATGGCAAAAAATTACCAATAAAAAAGTTTGACTGTCTCCATGATTTAGCCTTGGCGAACAATCAACGAAAATTTGTTTGTAGCCTCGTATCTAAACTCTAA
- a CDS encoding hypothetical protein (conserved hypothetical protein) — MNTESITVPQTLNQQGMSSGEELIPAEVAARQSREGEFTPEPQETEDLSIDTTAGYTVSEQGLVNNYAVTPTVYEEGKSLAERRRDYTMLGIVALVIIGLFIGMAIAINLTV; from the coding sequence ATGAATACCGAGAGCATTACAGTTCCCCAAACCCTTAACCAACAAGGGATGAGTAGTGGTGAAGAACTCATTCCGGCAGAGGTTGCTGCTAGGCAGTCACGGGAAGGAGAATTTACGCCAGAACCCCAAGAAACTGAGGACTTGAGTATCGACACAACGGCGGGCTATACGGTCAGTGAACAAGGCCTTGTGAATAATTATGCGGTGACGCCAACCGTCTATGAAGAAGGAAAATCCTTAGCGGAAAGGCGGCGAGATTACACTATGTTAGGTATTGTCGCTTTGGTCATTATTGGGTTATTTATCGGCATGGCGATCGCCATTAATTTAACCGTATAA
- a CDS encoding glycosyltransferase 2 fused to TPR-repeat domain protein, whose amino-acid sequence MKDRLSLCMIVKNEADALGTCLNSVRDLVGEIVILDTGSTDETVAIAKEFGATVGHFEWNQDFAAARNEALKLVTKDWVLVLDADETLNPKVIPAIEQAIAEPETLVVNLLRYEIGASQSPYSLVSRLFRRHPALEFTRPYHAMIDDSVQALLEKEPQWQIKELPQVAIFHTGYQREAIAKLEKSTRAKLAMESYYQTHPNDPYVCSKLGGIYLGEGLPKQALKILKQGLKYAANTSPNLRYELHFHLGNAFRQNHEPDKAIKHYQLASEQPLQDKLKIGAYHNHGALLQTLGKHNEAIALHQTTVTIDPTFAAGHYNLGLAHKALGQVGEAITAYENSLKFNPLNPWTHQNLAALLFRIGQTAESMKFFKQAIALHETQNPAEAQRLRIKLAQLTHEVP is encoded by the coding sequence ATGAAAGATCGCCTCAGTTTGTGCATGATTGTCAAAAATGAAGCGGATGCTTTGGGGACTTGCCTCAACAGTGTCCGGGATCTGGTGGGGGAAATTGTGATCCTCGATACGGGCTCGACTGATGAAACGGTGGCGATCGCCAAGGAATTTGGGGCGACAGTGGGCCATTTTGAATGGAACCAAGATTTTGCTGCTGCCCGGAACGAAGCGTTGAAACTGGTAACCAAAGATTGGGTACTGGTTTTAGATGCCGATGAAACCCTCAATCCCAAAGTTATCCCCGCCATTGAACAGGCGATCGCCGAACCAGAAACTTTGGTGGTGAACCTATTGCGTTACGAAATTGGGGCGAGCCAATCACCTTATTCCCTAGTATCGCGACTCTTTCGGCGCCATCCAGCTTTGGAATTTACCCGGCCCTACCACGCAATGATCGACGATAGCGTGCAGGCTCTGCTGGAAAAAGAACCCCAATGGCAGATCAAGGAACTCCCCCAGGTGGCTATTTTTCACACCGGCTATCAACGGGAGGCGATCGCCAAACTCGAAAAAAGCACCAGGGCCAAGCTGGCGATGGAAAGCTACTACCAGACCCATCCCAATGACCCCTATGTCTGCAGTAAATTGGGGGGGATTTACCTCGGCGAAGGTCTGCCCAAACAAGCCCTCAAAATCCTCAAACAGGGCTTGAAATATGCCGCCAATACCAGCCCAAATCTCCGCTATGAACTGCATTTTCACCTAGGCAACGCCTTCCGCCAAAATCACGAACCGGATAAGGCGATCAAGCATTACCAACTGGCCAGCGAGCAGCCCCTCCAGGACAAACTCAAAATTGGTGCCTATCACAACCATGGCGCTCTTCTGCAAACCCTAGGTAAGCACAATGAGGCGATCGCCCTCCATCAAACCACCGTCACCATTGACCCGACCTTTGCCGCCGGACATTACAACCTGGGTCTTGCCCACAAAGCCCTCGGTCAGGTGGGCGAAGCGATTACCGCCTATGAAAATTCCCTCAAGTTTAATCCTCTCAACCCCTGGACGCACCAAAATTTGGCAGCCCTCCTGTTCCGCATTGGTCAAACCGCCGAGAGCATGAAATTTTTTAAACAGGCGATCGCCCTCCATGAAACCCAAAATCCCGCCGAAGCCCAACGCCTCAGAATAAAACTTGCCCAACTCACCCACGAAGTCCCCTAA
- the psaJ gene encoding photosystem I reaction centre, subunit IX / PsaJ: MDKFLSSAPVLLTAMMVFTAGLLIEFNRFFPDLLFHP; encoded by the coding sequence ATGGATAAGTTCTTATCTTCTGCACCGGTTCTTTTAACCGCGATGATGGTTTTTACAGCAGGGCTTTTGATTGAGTTCAACCGCTTTTTCCCTGATCTTTTATTCCACCCTTAG
- the psaF gene encoding photosystem I reaction center subunit III, PsaF gives MQRFVAVVCAFALSLTLWLGFASPVKADSLSHLTPCSQSAAYKQRAKNFRNTTADPNSGQNRAAAYSEALCGPEGLPHLIVDGRLDHAGEFLIPSILFLYIAGWIGWAGRSYLIAVRKEKDAAMAEIIINVPLAFGLMLAAFAWPLAALKEFTSGELVVKDADVPVSPR, from the coding sequence ATGCAACGTTTCGTAGCTGTTGTTTGCGCCTTTGCTCTCTCTTTAACTTTGTGGCTGGGTTTCGCTTCCCCCGTGAAAGCAGATTCTCTTTCTCACCTGACGCCCTGTAGTCAGTCCGCCGCTTATAAACAAAGAGCAAAGAACTTCCGCAACACCACCGCAGACCCAAACTCTGGTCAAAACCGGGCCGCAGCCTATTCTGAAGCCCTCTGTGGCCCCGAAGGTTTGCCCCACCTCATCGTCGATGGTCGCTTAGATCACGCTGGTGAATTTTTGATCCCGAGCATTCTCTTCCTCTACATTGCAGGTTGGATTGGTTGGGCTGGCCGCTCTTATCTGATCGCTGTCCGTAAAGAAAAAGACGCGGCAATGGCAGAAATCATCATCAATGTGCCCCTCGCCTTTGGCTTGATGTTGGCTGCTTTTGCTTGGCCTTTAGCTGCTCTAAAAGAATTTACTTCCGGTGAGCTAGTGGTAAAGGATGCGGATGTGCCCGTTTCTCCCCGCTAG
- the gcp gene encoding metalloendopeptidase, probable O-sialoglycoprotein endopeptidase, whose protein sequence is MSIVLAIETSCDETAVAIVKNRKVLGNVVASQIDIHREFGGVVPEVASRYHLESINACIDTALAQAGLGWHEIEAIATTCAPGLVGALLVGAAAGKTLAMVHNKPFIAVHHLEGHIYASYLSQPELEPPFLCLLVSGGHTSFIEVRGCGEYELLGETRDDAAGEAFDKVARLLKVGYPGGPVIDRLAKTGNPQAFKLPEGKISLPGGGYHPYDCSFSGLKTAVLRLVQQLEATGQDIPVADIAASFQYTVAQALTKRAVRCAGDRQLKTIVVGGGVAANSGLRESLTTAAEKAGIQVYFPPLKFCTDNAAMIACAAAEHFERGDRSSLDLPVASRLPITQVQTLYK, encoded by the coding sequence ATGAGCATTGTTTTGGCAATCGAAACAAGTTGTGATGAAACTGCCGTTGCAATTGTTAAAAATCGTAAAGTTCTTGGTAATGTGGTTGCCTCTCAAATTGATATTCACCGGGAATTTGGTGGGGTTGTACCGGAGGTGGCATCACGATATCACCTCGAAAGTATCAATGCTTGTATCGACACCGCCCTTGCACAGGCGGGTTTAGGTTGGCATGAAATTGAGGCGATCGCCACCACCTGTGCGCCGGGATTGGTGGGCGCTCTCCTAGTGGGGGCCGCCGCCGGAAAAACCCTAGCCATGGTACACAACAAGCCCTTTATCGCTGTCCATCACTTAGAAGGTCATATTTACGCTAGTTATTTGAGTCAACCGGAGTTGGAGCCGCCTTTTCTTTGTCTCTTGGTTTCGGGAGGACATACAAGCTTCATTGAGGTGCGCGGTTGCGGTGAGTATGAACTGTTGGGGGAAACCCGCGATGATGCCGCCGGGGAAGCCTTTGATAAGGTGGCGCGGTTACTGAAGGTCGGTTATCCCGGTGGCCCGGTGATCGATCGCCTTGCCAAAACAGGAAATCCCCAAGCCTTTAAATTACCCGAAGGAAAAATTTCTCTCCCTGGGGGCGGCTATCATCCCTATGACTGCAGTTTTAGCGGCCTGAAAACAGCGGTTTTGCGCTTGGTGCAGCAGCTCGAAGCGACGGGCCAAGACATTCCGGTGGCCGACATTGCCGCCAGTTTCCAATACACCGTCGCCCAGGCTTTAACAAAACGGGCAGTCCGCTGTGCGGGCGATCGCCAACTGAAAACCATTGTGGTCGGTGGTGGTGTCGCGGCAAACAGTGGCCTCCGGGAGTCATTGACGACAGCCGCCGAAAAAGCCGGGATTCAAGTTTATTTTCCCCCCTTGAAATTTTGTACCGACAACGCCGCGATGATCGCCTGTGCCGCAGCGGAACATTTCGAGAGAGGCGATCGCTCGTCCTTAGATTTGCCTGTTGCCTCCCGTTTGCCCATCACCCAAGTGCAGACTTTGTATAAGTGA
- the purU gene encoding formyltetrahydrofolate deformylase, producing MPTATLLVSCPDQQGLVAKIANFIYANGGNIIHADQHTDFSVGLFLTRIEWELTGFNLPRDVIEPAFGAIAKPLGATYSLHFSDQVPRLAIWVTKQDHCLLDLLWRQQAKELKAEIPLIMSNHPELEAIAQQFNIDFHHIPITKATKAEQEAKQLALLKEYNIDLVILAKYMQVLSPDFLGKFNQVINIHHSFLPAFAGAKPYHRAYERGVKIIGATAHYVTQDLDEGPIIEQDVVRVSHRDDVKDLIRKGKDLERIVLSRAVRLHLQNRVLVYGNRTAVFA from the coding sequence ATGCCCACTGCTACTCTTCTGGTGTCTTGTCCGGATCAACAAGGTCTGGTTGCGAAAATCGCCAATTTTATCTATGCCAACGGCGGCAACATTATCCATGCCGATCAACACACCGATTTTAGTGTGGGCCTGTTTTTAACGCGCATTGAGTGGGAGCTGACTGGGTTCAATCTACCCCGGGATGTGATCGAGCCGGCCTTTGGGGCGATCGCCAAACCCTTGGGGGCCACCTACAGCCTGCATTTTTCTGACCAAGTGCCCCGACTCGCGATCTGGGTGACGAAACAGGACCATTGCCTCTTGGATCTGCTCTGGCGACAACAGGCGAAGGAACTCAAGGCGGAAATCCCTCTGATTATGAGTAATCACCCAGAGCTGGAGGCGATCGCCCAACAGTTCAACATCGATTTTCACCACATCCCGATCACCAAAGCCACCAAAGCAGAACAGGAAGCAAAACAGCTGGCCCTACTGAAGGAATACAACATCGATCTGGTGATCCTCGCTAAATATATGCAGGTGCTTAGTCCTGATTTTTTGGGGAAATTTAACCAGGTGATCAATATTCACCATTCTTTTCTGCCTGCCTTTGCGGGGGCGAAACCCTACCACCGGGCCTACGAGCGGGGCGTAAAAATCATTGGCGCAACGGCCCACTATGTCACCCAGGATCTCGATGAAGGGCCGATTATCGAACAGGATGTGGTGCGGGTCAGCCACCGGGATGATGTCAAAGATTTGATTCGCAAAGGGAAAGATTTAGAGCGGATTGTCCTGTCTCGGGCCGTCCGCCTACATTTACAAAACCGCGTTTTGGTTTACGGTAACCGTACCGCCGTTTTTGCTTAA
- a CDS encoding ATP-dependent DNA helicase, RecQ family: MIQPWNQVQQTFQAIWGYTDFRPPQDQVIRSLLSGQDALIVMPTGGGKSICFQLPALLQTGLTLVISPLVALMENQVQDLRAKGLPAQVLHSQLSKLERRQTLTALEKKQLRLLYLSPETLLSLPVWERLIWPDLQINGLILDEAHCLVQWGDTFRPAYRRLGAVRPALLKHKPKGSTMAIAAFTATADPQAQRAICQTLQLKSPKKFLQSPYRPNLNLACRTIWTPKGKRDQVQKFIRSQSNQSGLIYVRSRQDAETLVTELRQNQHKTVAYHAGLSPGDRRQREKDWLTGKLQFVVCTNAFGMGIDKADVRWILHYHPPSLLAEYIQEIGRAGRDGKKSVALSLVSEASGLFNPEDKNRARFFWQNLQKTIRQAEKLAHNLPPQGNIADFDSPQAALGLAILHSTGQLHWRDPFTYEQRSSPHTQTFIQLRTQQAQTFQQMQNFWPHKGCRWHYLLQSFGFPQKAGNFRCGHCDRCEKSR, from the coding sequence ATGATCCAGCCATGGAATCAAGTGCAACAAACTTTCCAGGCCATTTGGGGCTATACAGACTTTCGGCCACCCCAGGATCAAGTTATTCGTAGCTTATTGTCTGGGCAAGATGCCCTGATTGTGATGCCCACTGGCGGGGGGAAATCCATTTGCTTCCAATTACCTGCGCTATTGCAAACGGGTTTAACCCTCGTCATTTCGCCCCTAGTGGCCCTGATGGAAAATCAAGTGCAGGATCTGCGCGCTAAAGGTCTTCCCGCCCAGGTGCTCCACAGTCAATTGTCAAAGCTGGAGCGGCGGCAAACCCTGACAGCCCTCGAAAAAAAGCAACTGCGGCTCCTGTATCTTTCGCCAGAAACGTTACTCAGCTTGCCAGTGTGGGAACGCCTCATTTGGCCAGATTTACAGATTAACGGCCTGATCCTCGATGAAGCCCATTGTTTGGTGCAGTGGGGCGATACCTTTCGGCCCGCCTATCGTCGTTTGGGGGCTGTGCGCCCTGCCCTGCTCAAGCATAAACCCAAGGGCAGTACCATGGCGATCGCCGCTTTTACGGCCACGGCTGATCCCCAAGCTCAACGGGCGATTTGTCAAACCCTCCAGCTAAAAAGTCCGAAAAAATTTCTCCAGAGCCCCTACCGCCCTAATTTAAACTTGGCCTGTCGCACCATCTGGACACCGAAAGGGAAACGGGATCAGGTGCAAAAATTTATTCGATCCCAGAGCAATCAATCGGGATTGATCTATGTGCGCTCCCGCCAGGATGCGGAAACCCTTGTGACGGAATTACGACAAAATCAACATAAAACAGTCGCTTATCATGCAGGCCTCAGTCCAGGCGATCGCCGCCAACGGGAAAAAGATTGGCTCACGGGGAAACTGCAATTTGTGGTGTGTACCAACGCCTTTGGGATGGGCATCGATAAAGCCGATGTGCGTTGGATTCTCCACTACCATCCCCCCAGTCTGTTGGCGGAATATATCCAAGAAATTGGGCGAGCGGGACGAGACGGGAAAAAGAGTGTAGCCTTGAGTTTGGTCAGTGAAGCCAGTGGTTTGTTTAATCCAGAGGACAAAAATCGGGCCCGTTTCTTTTGGCAAAATCTCCAAAAAACAATTCGTCAAGCGGAAAAGCTCGCCCATAACCTGCCCCCTCAGGGAAATATTGCTGATTTTGATTCTCCCCAAGCCGCCTTAGGTTTGGCGATTCTGCACAGCACAGGCCAACTACACTGGCGAGACCCCTTTACCTATGAACAGCGCTCATCCCCCCATACTCAAACATTTATCCAGCTGAGGACACAACAAGCACAGACGTTCCAGCAAATGCAAAATTTTTGGCCCCATAAAGGCTGTCGCTGGCATTATTTGCTCCAAAGTTTTGGGTTTCCCCAGAAAGCGGGAAATTTTCGTTGTGGCCATTGCGATCGCTGCGAAAAATCTCGATGA
- the trkA_2 gene encoding K+ transport system NAD-binding component, TrkA — protein MYVLIGGAGLMGRDLAKTLQRMQYTVAVIDTNPAICQEAREKIGVMAFEGSAVKTSVLIEAGILKANAVIATLRDDALNLALVTLCKHYGVPQIIVRMRDRDFTEPYKLAGATHIISTTELAMNRVINAIEYPEVDAMMHFEQGQIEVLKLSIPENCTIVRRSIAELAQDPRFPAGTLIIGYQAHPHEELHIPNGNTLLEGGSTILAVTKPELVHQLVDFMGLCGT, from the coding sequence ATGTACGTTCTAATCGGTGGCGCTGGCTTGATGGGGCGCGATCTCGCGAAAACCCTCCAGCGGATGCAGTATACCGTTGCGGTGATTGATACAAACCCTGCCATTTGCCAGGAAGCCCGGGAAAAAATTGGTGTGATGGCCTTTGAAGGAAGTGCCGTTAAAACGAGTGTTTTGATCGAAGCGGGGATCCTTAAAGCCAACGCAGTGATCGCCACCCTCCGAGACGATGCCCTCAACCTGGCCCTGGTGACCCTCTGTAAGCATTATGGCGTCCCCCAAATTATTGTCCGGATGCGCGATCGCGACTTTACTGAACCTTACAAACTGGCCGGGGCGACCCACATTATCAGCACCACAGAATTAGCGATGAATCGGGTGATCAATGCGATCGAATATCCCGAAGTGGATGCGATGATGCACTTTGAACAGGGACAAATTGAAGTCCTGAAGCTTTCCATTCCTGAAAATTGCACCATTGTTAGGCGCAGTATTGCGGAATTGGCCCAGGATCCGCGCTTTCCGGCGGGCACTCTCATTATTGGTTACCAAGCCCACCCCCATGAGGAACTCCACATCCCCAACGGCAATACCCTCCTTGAGGGGGGCTCAACGATTCTGGCCGTGACAAAACCGGAACTCGTCCACCAACTTGTCGATTTCATGGGGTTATGTGGGACTTAA
- a CDS encoding Na+/H+-exchanging protein: protein MLDPHLIIVRHSFLFGQAVSLPNNAFTGLVDTLILLLLVATVVALVTRWLRIPYVIGLVLAGLLIPRQLLAEAIGLNPDVILNLFLPILIFEAAINTDISRLRSTIKPITLLAGPGVLLAATITAYLLKVSLDLAWLTACAVGVILTITDTVSVIAAFRTVPVPGRLATIVEGESLFNDGIALVLLNVVTTIHLQGSFSVGQGIEQILIAFVGGGLLGLGLGYLCIGLFRQLDDPLSNILLTVAVSLGTFQIGQLLGVSSAIAVLIAGLLIGNVALRESSGSMTITLLNFWEYAGFGVNTFIFLFVGIEVEPQALLQSIPAALLAILAYQTGRIFSIYPLLWGLKFFDRPLPLRWQHVLILGNVKGSLSMALALGLPLTLAGRSQVVTLVFSTVLVSLIGQGLSLPWCVKKLQLAKPSPVRQRLETLQLNLIAAKSAQEELKELLQSGSLPKFLYEELFATYQARIANAEEELRGLYNQRLSQRLSQFENQAYLNGVRLRLFLAEKSAINGAILKGLITEETARPYIQALNQEIINLRDH from the coding sequence GTGCTTGATCCCCACCTGATTATTGTGCGCCATAGCTTCCTGTTCGGACAAGCGGTTTCTCTGCCGAATAATGCTTTTACGGGACTGGTCGATACCTTGATTTTGTTACTGCTAGTCGCGACGGTGGTAGCTCTGGTGACTCGCTGGCTGAGGATTCCCTATGTGATTGGGCTTGTGCTCGCGGGTTTGTTAATTCCCAGACAGCTACTAGCAGAGGCCATTGGTTTAAATCCTGATGTGATTTTGAATTTATTTCTGCCGATTTTGATCTTTGAGGCCGCGATCAATACAGATATCAGTCGGTTACGCAGCACCATTAAACCGATTACTCTTTTAGCGGGGCCAGGGGTTCTCTTGGCTGCCACGATCACCGCCTATTTGCTCAAGGTTAGTTTAGATCTGGCTTGGTTAACGGCCTGTGCTGTGGGAGTCATTTTGACGATCACTGATACAGTTTCTGTCATTGCGGCTTTTCGGACGGTGCCAGTGCCGGGACGCTTGGCCACCATTGTGGAAGGAGAAAGTTTATTTAATGACGGGATTGCCCTGGTTTTGCTGAATGTTGTTACGACGATCCACCTACAGGGTTCTTTTAGCGTTGGCCAAGGCATTGAACAAATCCTGATTGCCTTTGTGGGGGGCGGTCTGTTGGGCTTGGGTTTAGGCTATCTCTGTATTGGCCTGTTCCGGCAGTTGGATGATCCCCTTAGTAATATTTTGTTGACTGTGGCAGTGTCCCTTGGCACATTCCAAATTGGGCAATTGCTCGGGGTTTCCAGTGCGATCGCCGTGCTGATTGCGGGGCTGCTAATTGGTAATGTTGCCCTGCGGGAAAGCTCTGGCTCCATGACGATTACTCTGTTAAATTTTTGGGAATATGCGGGTTTTGGGGTCAATACATTTATTTTCCTATTCGTGGGCATCGAAGTGGAACCCCAGGCCCTTCTGCAGAGTATTCCAGCAGCGCTGTTGGCGATTTTGGCCTACCAAACGGGGCGAATTTTTTCGATTTATCCGCTGCTCTGGGGGCTGAAGTTTTTTGACCGCCCCCTGCCGCTTCGTTGGCAACATGTGTTGATTCTCGGGAATGTGAAAGGCTCTCTATCTATGGCCCTCGCCCTTGGTTTACCCTTGACCCTCGCCGGGCGATCGCAGGTGGTCACTCTGGTGTTTAGTACCGTTTTGGTGTCTCTAATTGGCCAAGGGCTAAGTCTGCCTTGGTGCGTGAAAAAACTCCAGCTGGCAAAGCCTTCTCCTGTGCGCCAACGCTTAGAAACCCTGCAATTGAACTTGATTGCCGCAAAATCGGCCCAGGAGGAACTCAAGGAGTTATTACAGAGCGGCAGCCTCCCAAAATTTCTCTATGAGGAACTGTTTGCCACTTACCAGGCCCGCATTGCCAATGCCGAGGAGGAGCTGCGGGGGCTCTACAACCAGCGCCTGAGCCAAAGGTTAAGCCAATTTGAGAATCAAGCCTATCTCAATGGGGTGCGCCTGCGTCTTTTTCTCGCTGAAAAAAGTGCGATCAATGGGGCAATCCTCAAAGGACTGATCACCGAAGAAACGGCCCGGCCTTACATCCAAGCCTTAAACCAAGAGATTATCAACCTCCGGGATCATTAA
- a CDS encoding IS891/IS1136/IS1341 transposase, whose translation MTQRAFKYRFYPTPEQESLLRRTMGCTRLVYNRALAVRTQAWSEEKKQVGYSDTSAMLTAWKKQDDLQFLNEVSCVPLQQGLRHLQKAFRNFFQGRAKYPTFKKKRNGGSAEFTKSAFKWRDGQVFLAKCSEPLAIRWSRALPKGANPSTITVKLSPAGRWTISLLVDVDVDPLPPSPNQIGIDLGVTSLAALSNGDKIANPKNFNTKRRKLKKAQKALARKQKGSNNRHKARLKVAKVHQEIADARKDFLHKLTTRWVRENQTIAVEDLVVKNMVKNQKLALSISDASWGELVRQLEYKCDWYGRRLIKIDRWFPSSRRCGSCGHIIEKLPLNVRAWDCLNCGAHHDRDINAAKNILAAGLAVKVCGANVRPERHKSDGSCNETERSRK comes from the coding sequence ATGACACAACGTGCTTTTAAGTATCGCTTCTATCCTACCCCTGAACAGGAATCCCTGTTGAGACGGACGATGGGCTGTACTCGTTTGGTCTACAATCGCGCCCTTGCCGTGAGAACCCAGGCTTGGTCCGAAGAGAAAAAACAAGTTGGCTACAGCGATACTTCGGCAATGCTGACGGCTTGGAAAAAGCAAGATGACCTCCAATTTTTGAATGAGGTGAGCTGTGTCCCCTTGCAACAGGGATTGAGACATCTTCAGAAAGCATTCCGTAACTTTTTTCAAGGACGGGCCAAATACCCAACCTTCAAGAAAAAACGGAACGGTGGCAGTGCAGAGTTTACGAAATCTGCGTTCAAGTGGAGGGATGGGCAAGTTTTTCTGGCCAAGTGTTCTGAGCCACTGGCCATCCGTTGGAGCCGAGCATTACCCAAGGGCGCAAATCCCTCGACAATTACCGTGAAGCTTTCGCCGGCTGGAAGATGGACAATCTCTCTGTTGGTGGATGTTGATGTCGACCCATTGCCGCCATCCCCAAATCAAATTGGCATTGATTTGGGCGTGACCAGTTTGGCGGCCCTGAGCAATGGAGATAAGATTGCGAATCCCAAAAACTTCAATACTAAACGCCGCAAACTGAAGAAAGCTCAGAAGGCATTGGCACGAAAGCAGAAAGGGTCGAACAATCGCCACAAGGCTCGTTTAAAAGTGGCTAAGGTGCATCAGGAAATCGCTGATGCCAGAAAGGATTTTCTTCACAAGCTGACGACTCGATGGGTACGCGAAAACCAAACGATCGCCGTTGAGGACTTGGTGGTGAAGAACATGGTAAAGAACCAAAAACTGGCGCTCTCGATTAGTGATGCGAGTTGGGGCGAGCTGGTCAGACAACTTGAGTACAAGTGCGACTGGTATGGCCGCAGGTTGATCAAGATTGACCGCTGGTTTCCGAGTTCTAGGCGGTGTGGTAGTTGTGGTCACATTATTGAAAAACTGCCGTTAAATGTCCGTGCATGGGATTGCCTCAACTGTGGGGCACACCATGACCGGGATATCAACGCTGCCAAAAACATTCTTGCCGCAGGGCTTGCGGTGAAAGTCTGTGGAGCAAACGTAAGACCAGAAAGGCATAAATCTGATGGCAGTTGCAATGAAACAGAAAGGTCTAGGAAGTGA